The Denitrificimonas caeni genome has a segment encoding these proteins:
- a CDS encoding chemotaxis response regulator CheY, which translates to MKILIVDDFSTMRRIIKNLLRDLGFTNTAEADDGATALPMLQSGNFDFLVTDWNMPIMSGLDLLLKVRADDKLKHLPVLMVTAEAKRDQIIAAAQAGVNGYVVKPFTAQALEDKIQKIFERVNG; encoded by the coding sequence ATGAAAATCCTCATTGTTGACGATTTTTCAACGATGCGACGGATCATAAAAAACCTCTTGCGAGACCTTGGTTTCACTAACACAGCAGAGGCTGATGACGGTGCCACTGCTTTACCCATGCTGCAAAGTGGTAATTTTGATTTCCTCGTGACTGATTGGAATATGCCGATCATGAGTGGCCTTGATTTGCTGCTTAAAGTACGTGCTGACGACAAACTCAAGCATTTGCCAGTGCTAATGGTTACTGCTGAAGCTAAGCGCGATCAAATCATTGCTGCGGCGCAAGCCGGTGTAAACGGTTATGTGGTCAAACCGTTCACGGCACAAGCACTTGAAGATAAAATTCAGAAAATCTTTGAGCGTGTTAACGGCTGA
- a CDS encoding RNA polymerase sigma factor FliA — translation MTRSKGLQMYSKAQAADEQSLLIEEHAPLVKRIAYHMLGRLPASVQVEDLIQSGMIGLLEAAKKFDASKGASFSTFVGIRIRGAMLDELRKGDWTPRSVHRNTRMVSDAVRTIEARTGQDAKDLEVAAELNLSLDEYYAILGDTQGSRLFSFDDLLDESDHFDTHSTQQEPGRDIEKIHFQQALAEAIAGLPERERLILSLYYDEELNLKEIGEVLGVSESRVSQLHSQCAARLRARLADWQQ, via the coding sequence ATGACAAGATCTAAAGGTCTGCAAATGTATAGTAAGGCGCAGGCGGCTGATGAGCAGTCATTGCTGATTGAAGAGCATGCGCCCTTAGTTAAACGCATTGCTTATCATATGCTTGGTCGCTTGCCGGCTAGCGTGCAGGTGGAAGACTTAATTCAGTCCGGCATGATTGGTTTGTTAGAGGCGGCGAAAAAGTTTGATGCCAGTAAAGGGGCGAGTTTTAGCACCTTTGTGGGCATTCGCATTCGTGGCGCTATGCTGGATGAGTTGCGTAAAGGTGATTGGACTCCGCGTTCAGTGCATCGCAATACACGCATGGTCAGTGATGCAGTGCGCACCATTGAAGCGCGGACTGGCCAGGATGCTAAAGATTTAGAGGTGGCAGCCGAACTTAACTTAAGCCTAGATGAGTATTATGCGATTTTAGGCGATACCCAAGGCAGCCGTTTATTTAGCTTTGATGATCTACTGGATGAAAGTGATCACTTTGATACCCACAGCACTCAGCAAGAGCCCGGTCGTGATATTGAAAAAATACACTTCCAGCAAGCTCTGGCTGAAGCCATTGCCGGTTTACCGGAGCGCGAGCGTTTAATTTTGTCATTGTATTATGATGAAGAACTGAACCTAAAAGAAATTGGTGAGGTTTTAGGGGTCAGTGAATCACGGGTAAGTCAGTTACACAGTCAGTGTGCCGCACGTTTAAGAGCGCGCTTAGCTGACTGGCAACAATAA
- a CDS encoding chemotaxis protein CheA yields the protein MSFDADDEILQDFLVEAGEILELLSEQLVELEGSPDDMNLLNAIFRGFHTVKGGAGFLQLNELVDCCHIAENVFDILRKGERRVTADLMDVVLEALDSVNAMFQEVRAGQALTPATDELLSNLARLAQPETADDAEPAAEEAAQAAQSLGDQADAEFEQLLGAIPESEPASVSSGDSDIITDDEFEALLDQLHGPVGGAEPAAATPTAAGSASGSDEITDDEFEALLDQLHGEGQFKAEAVTPVAASSNEAETNNASNANSTDSAAASSENISDDEFEALLDQLHGKGKFQVTPKPTADHSASAKAPAEAVVATVKPSAAETKKPAAASRPARPTGAPAVEIETTVRVDTARLDDIMNMVGELVLVRNRLVRLGLDSGDETMSKVVGHLDVVTGDLQAAVMKTRMQPIRKVFGRFPRLIRDMARNLKKQIRLELVGEDTDLDKNLVEALADPLVHLVRNSVDHGIEMPADREAAGKEREGCVTLAASQEGDHIQLTITDDGKGMDANVLRDKAVEKGMLEREAADRLTDAECYNLIFAAGFSTKTEVSDVSGRGVGMDVVKTKIAQLNGTVYVHSTPGKGSQVVIKVPLTLAIMPTLMVRLGTQDFAFPLVNVNEIFHLDLSRTNIVDGQEVVIVRDKALPLFYLKQWLLPNEVHAEQVEGHVVILTVGNQRIGCVVDQLIGQEEVVIKPLGKMLHGTPGMSGATITGDGRIALILDIPGLLKNYGQGY from the coding sequence ATGAGCTTTGATGCAGATGATGAAATCCTCCAGGACTTCTTAGTGGAGGCAGGAGAGATTCTGGAGTTACTCTCAGAACAGCTGGTTGAGCTGGAGGGTAGCCCTGATGATATGAATCTGCTCAATGCGATTTTCCGTGGTTTCCATACGGTAAAAGGCGGTGCTGGTTTTTTACAGCTCAACGAGTTGGTGGATTGCTGCCATATTGCCGAAAACGTGTTTGATATTCTGCGCAAAGGTGAGCGCCGCGTTACCGCAGACTTAATGGATGTGGTGCTTGAAGCTTTAGATAGCGTCAATGCCATGTTCCAAGAAGTGCGCGCCGGTCAAGCATTAACCCCAGCCACTGATGAGCTGTTGAGTAATTTAGCCCGCTTAGCCCAACCTGAAACTGCCGACGATGCCGAGCCTGCTGCAGAAGAAGCTGCGCAAGCAGCGCAGAGCCTAGGTGATCAGGCTGATGCAGAGTTTGAGCAGCTGCTTGGTGCTATTCCTGAATCTGAACCAGCGAGCGTCAGCAGTGGTGACAGCGATATCATTACCGATGATGAATTTGAAGCCCTACTTGACCAATTGCATGGTCCGGTTGGTGGCGCTGAGCCTGCCGCCGCCACGCCGACTGCAGCTGGCAGTGCGTCTGGTTCTGATGAAATAACTGACGATGAGTTTGAAGCATTACTGGACCAGTTGCATGGTGAAGGACAGTTTAAAGCCGAGGCGGTGACGCCAGTGGCAGCCAGTAGCAACGAAGCTGAAACCAATAACGCCAGTAATGCCAATAGCACAGACAGCGCTGCAGCCAGTTCCGAAAATATAAGTGATGATGAGTTTGAAGCATTGCTGGATCAGTTGCATGGCAAAGGCAAGTTTCAAGTTACCCCTAAGCCGACTGCCGATCACAGCGCTAGCGCTAAAGCGCCGGCTGAAGCAGTGGTTGCCACCGTCAAACCCAGCGCTGCTGAGACAAAGAAACCCGCAGCGGCCAGTCGTCCAGCAAGACCTACCGGTGCACCTGCGGTTGAGATCGAAACCACGGTACGGGTAGACACCGCACGCTTAGATGACATCATGAATATGGTGGGTGAGTTGGTGTTGGTGCGCAACCGCTTGGTGCGCTTAGGCCTCGATAGTGGTGATGAAACCATGTCGAAAGTGGTGGGGCATTTGGATGTGGTCACCGGCGACTTGCAAGCTGCGGTGATGAAAACCCGAATGCAGCCCATCCGTAAAGTATTTGGCCGCTTCCCACGTCTGATTCGCGATATGGCGCGTAATTTAAAAAAACAGATTCGTTTAGAGTTGGTTGGTGAAGATACCGATTTAGATAAAAACCTCGTAGAAGCACTGGCTGATCCTTTGGTGCACTTGGTGCGCAACTCAGTGGACCACGGGATTGAAATGCCAGCGGACCGCGAGGCGGCGGGTAAAGAGCGCGAAGGCTGCGTTACTTTGGCGGCCTCGCAAGAGGGCGATCACATTCAATTGACCATTACCGATGACGGTAAAGGTATGGATGCTAATGTGCTACGCGATAAGGCCGTTGAAAAAGGCATGCTCGAGCGCGAAGCGGCAGATCGCTTAACCGACGCTGAGTGTTACAACTTGATTTTTGCTGCAGGCTTTTCCACCAAAACCGAAGTCTCTGATGTGTCAGGGCGCGGGGTTGGCATGGATGTGGTGAAAACCAAGATTGCCCAGCTCAATGGCACAGTGTATGTGCATTCCACGCCTGGCAAGGGCTCGCAAGTGGTGATTAAAGTGCCACTGACCTTAGCCATTATGCCAACCTTAATGGTTAGGCTAGGTACGCAAGACTTTGCTTTTCCATTGGTTAACGTTAATGAGATTTTCCATTTGGACTTGTCGCGTACCAATATTGTCGATGGCCAAGAAGTGGTCATAGTGCGCGATAAAGCCTTACCGCTGTTTTATTTAAAGCAATGGCTGTTGCCCAATGAAGTCCATGCTGAACAAGTGGAAGGGCATGTGGTGATTTTAACCGTAGGCAATCAGCGCATTGGTTGTGTTGTTGATCAATTAATTGGTCAGGAAGAAGTGGTCATTAAACCCTTAGGTAAAATGTTGCACGGTACGCCCGGCATGTCAGGCGCGACTATTACCGGTGACGGTCGGATCGCCCTGATTTTAGATATTCCAGGCTTGCTAAAAAATTATGGACAGGGCTACTAA
- the flhF gene encoding flagellar biosynthesis protein FlhF: MQVKRYFAADMRQAMNRVREELGADASIISTRRVAGGVELTAALDYQVQAKVSRPNPALEAELRKTQAQIMQAQVSLQARDEGGASGRDRQLLEQVMQRVSEPVAAQPQMTQQASASQGEMMAMRSELNSLRELLEMQLGNMAWSNMRAQQPMHAALWKRFQKMGLSAEIIRPVLERVAHEKDQHQAWRMALAYLTHAVRTPNNEAIDEGGVIALVGPAGVGKTTTLAKLAARYVLTHGASNIALVSMDSYRIGAQEQLKTLGRILNIPVSYVADGVTLAETLQPLAHKKVVLIDTAGLPASDPALGLQLDSLSAAGVKAKNYLVMAATSQGQVLKAAWHAYKRCGLAGCIITKLDEAISMGEALSMAIGHSMPVAYTTDGPKIPDDLQVPRSHQLISRAVRLQSSEEPTEEMMAQMCVGSPLAVQSVG; the protein is encoded by the coding sequence ATGCAAGTCAAACGATATTTCGCAGCAGATATGCGTCAAGCAATGAACCGCGTACGGGAAGAGTTAGGCGCTGACGCGTCAATTATTTCTACGCGCCGGGTTGCTGGTGGTGTTGAATTGACCGCTGCCCTTGATTATCAAGTTCAGGCTAAGGTGTCACGCCCTAATCCAGCCTTAGAAGCTGAGCTGCGTAAGACGCAAGCACAGATCATGCAAGCGCAAGTTAGCTTGCAAGCCCGTGACGAGGGCGGAGCTTCGGGGCGCGATCGTCAGCTGCTGGAGCAAGTGATGCAACGTGTGAGTGAGCCAGTTGCCGCGCAGCCGCAAATGACTCAACAGGCAAGCGCCAGTCAAGGTGAAATGATGGCCATGCGCTCTGAGCTCAACAGCTTGCGTGAGTTACTAGAAATGCAGCTGGGTAATATGGCTTGGAGCAATATGCGTGCACAACAGCCTATGCATGCAGCCTTATGGAAGCGTTTTCAGAAGATGGGCCTTAGCGCTGAGATTATCCGCCCAGTGTTAGAGCGTGTTGCCCATGAAAAAGATCAGCACCAAGCTTGGCGCATGGCCTTAGCCTACCTCACCCATGCAGTGCGTACGCCCAATAACGAAGCGATTGATGAGGGTGGTGTGATAGCCTTAGTTGGCCCAGCAGGTGTGGGGAAAACCACCACACTGGCAAAACTTGCTGCGCGCTATGTATTGACCCATGGAGCCAGTAACATTGCTTTAGTGAGTATGGACAGCTACCGCATTGGTGCTCAAGAACAACTGAAGACCCTCGGGCGGATCTTAAACATCCCGGTTAGCTATGTGGCCGATGGCGTTACCCTAGCGGAAACCCTGCAGCCGTTAGCGCACAAAAAAGTGGTGTTGATTGATACCGCAGGCTTGCCAGCCAGTGATCCGGCCTTAGGTTTACAGCTTGATAGCTTGTCAGCTGCGGGGGTTAAGGCGAAAAATTATTTAGTGATGGCCGCAACCAGTCAAGGGCAAGTGCTGAAAGCTGCTTGGCATGCCTACAAGCGTTGTGGTTTAGCCGGTTGCATCATTACCAAGTTGGATGAAGCGATTAGCATGGGTGAGGCGTTAAGCATGGCGATTGGCCATAGTATGCCAGTAGCCTATACTACGGACGGTCCGAAGATTCCCGATGACTTGCAAGTGCCGCGCAGCCATCAATTGATCAGTCGTGCCGTGCGTCTGCAAAGTTCAGAAGAGCCTACAGAAGAAATGATGGCGCAAATGTGTGTAGGATCTCCACTGGCCGTACAGTCTGTCGGTTAG
- a CDS encoding protein phosphatase CheZ — protein sequence MEHTKSTEVDFASAVELHAPQLQKSLEQGDLQEAARIITQIHAVRERTLYQEVGRLTGELHNAIIDFDIDPRNPHAKEMSQITDASERLQYVVNMTDQAANSALDLVEKSAPLVNYISYEAQSLTADWQRFMRREMQAEEFRALAKRIEGFLSRSLHDSDQLSANLNEIMMAQGFQDLTGQVIKRVMTLIADIESNLLKLVVMAGQVDRVVGIERPVDELRKKDNKQKNNTAGEGPQIRADKQDDVVADQVDVDDLLSSLGF from the coding sequence ATGGAACACACTAAAAGCACTGAGGTTGACTTTGCGTCTGCGGTCGAGCTGCACGCCCCTCAGCTGCAGAAGAGTCTTGAGCAAGGTGACTTACAAGAGGCTGCGCGCATTATTACGCAAATCCACGCGGTGCGTGAGCGTACTCTGTACCAAGAGGTTGGGCGGTTAACCGGTGAGTTACATAACGCCATCATTGATTTTGATATTGACCCACGTAACCCCCACGCCAAAGAAATGTCGCAGATTACCGATGCTTCAGAACGCTTGCAGTATGTGGTTAATATGACCGATCAGGCAGCCAATAGCGCCCTTGATTTAGTTGAAAAAAGTGCGCCCTTAGTGAACTACATCAGTTATGAGGCGCAAAGTTTAACGGCTGACTGGCAGCGCTTTATGCGCCGTGAAATGCAAGCTGAAGAGTTTCGGGCACTGGCGAAGCGTATTGAGGGCTTTTTATCGCGCAGCCTGCATGACAGTGACCAACTCTCCGCCAACTTAAATGAAATTATGATGGCGCAAGGCTTCCAAGACCTTACTGGGCAAGTTATTAAGCGGGTGATGACCCTGATTGCTGACATTGAAAGCAATCTTCTCAAGCTGGTAGTGATGGCTGGCCAAGTTGACCGAGTGGTGGGCATTGAGCGCCCTGTCGATGAATTACGCAAGAAAGATAACAAGCAAAAAAACAACACTGCTGGTGAAGGTCCGCAGATCCGTGCCGATAAACAGGATGATGTGGTAGCTGACCAAGTGGATGTCGATGATCTACTGTCTAGTTTAGGGTTTTAG
- a CDS encoding MinD/ParA family protein — translation MTSKQKQSVQVIAVTGGKGGVGKTNVSVNLSVALAALGRKVVLLDADFGLANVDVLLGLQPTHTLADVMSGKSDLRDVLLNGPGGIKIVPASSGTQSMVEMTPMQHAGLIQAFSELGDNIDVLVIDTAAGIGDSVTSFVQAAQEVIMVVCDEPTSITDAYALIKLLNKSHGMTRFRVLANMAHSPQEGRNLFNKLVNVTERFLDDVTLQYLGAVPYDEMVRKAVQKQRAVYDVYPHAKCSLAFRNMAQQIDSWPLPSTPRGHLEFFVERLVSHTGTE, via the coding sequence ATGACAAGTAAACAGAAACAGTCCGTACAAGTGATTGCCGTTACCGGTGGTAAGGGGGGCGTCGGTAAAACCAATGTCTCGGTAAACCTTTCCGTGGCTTTGGCAGCTTTGGGCCGTAAAGTGGTTTTGCTCGATGCTGACTTTGGTTTGGCGAATGTGGACGTTTTACTTGGTTTACAGCCCACCCATACCTTAGCTGATGTCATGAGTGGTAAAAGTGATTTACGCGACGTGCTGTTGAATGGTCCAGGCGGGATAAAAATTGTCCCCGCCTCTTCTGGCACGCAAAGCATGGTAGAAATGACTCCGATGCAGCACGCAGGCTTGATTCAGGCCTTCAGTGAGCTGGGCGATAATATAGATGTATTGGTAATAGATACTGCGGCCGGTATCGGCGACTCTGTCACAAGTTTTGTCCAAGCTGCACAAGAAGTGATTATGGTGGTTTGTGATGAGCCCACGTCCATTACTGATGCCTATGCGCTGATTAAACTGCTGAACAAAAGCCATGGTATGACGCGGTTTCGAGTCCTCGCAAATATGGCCCATAGCCCTCAAGAAGGACGGAATTTATTTAATAAGTTGGTTAATGTAACGGAACGCTTTCTAGATGATGTCACGCTGCAGTACTTAGGCGCTGTACCCTATGATGAAATGGTACGTAAAGCAGTACAGAAGCAGCGTGCAGTGTATGATGTGTACCCACATGCGAAGTGTTCGTTAGCGTTTAGGAATATGGCGCAACAGATTGATAGTTGGCCTTTACCCAGCACACCGCGTGGGCATTTAGAGTTTTTTGTGGAGCGGTTAGTTAGCCACACTGGAACGGAATAA